The proteins below come from a single Athene noctua chromosome 6, bAthNoc1.hap1.1, whole genome shotgun sequence genomic window:
- the GNG2 gene encoding guanine nucleotide-binding protein G(I)/G(S)/G(O) subunit gamma-2, producing the protein MASNNTASIAQARKLVEQLKMEANIDRIKVSKAAADLMAYCEAHAKEDPLLTPVPASENPFREKKFFCVIL; encoded by the exons ATGGCTAGCAACAACACTGCTAGCATAGCGCAAGCCCGcaagctggtggagcagctgaAGATGGAGGCCAATATCGACAGGATAAAG GTGTCAAAAGCGGCAGCAGACCTGATGGCGTACTGCGAAGCCCACGCCAAGGAGGACCCTCTATTGACCCCCGTCCCAGCCTCAGAAAACCCCTTTAGAGAGAAGAAGTTCTTCTGTGTGATCCTGTAA